A part of Candidatus Alcyoniella australis genomic DNA contains:
- a CDS encoding PHP domain-containing protein, which produces MIDLHIHTSHSADAEHPPQRIFQMAAQIGLHSIAFADHDSAAGLEQGEQLSAEYGIEFIPGIELSTTHDQTDLHLLGYMMHWRSDSFRAWLMQIHAEKMRQARQILQRLQELGFAVQMHKVEAQAKGMAPTGSCFLLAMFEEPDNNNDPRLAPYRPGGARSDSPFLNFYLDYMAAGKPAFVPLPGVGTAEAIVRLRQAGGVPVLAHPNRTQIKVVDELVEEGLMGIEAFSTYHDSETNRHWLDVAYNRHLIVTAGSDFHGRRFKPEIELGGVEGNDDALLAPLKRMAQRLIQ; this is translated from the coding sequence TTGATCGATCTGCACATCCATACCAGCCACAGCGCGGACGCCGAACACCCTCCGCAGCGAATTTTCCAGATGGCCGCTCAGATCGGCCTGCACAGCATCGCCTTTGCGGACCACGACTCGGCAGCAGGGCTGGAGCAAGGCGAGCAGCTCAGCGCGGAATACGGCATCGAGTTCATCCCGGGCATCGAGCTTAGCACCACCCACGATCAGACCGACCTGCACCTGCTGGGCTACATGATGCACTGGCGCTCCGATAGCTTCCGCGCTTGGCTGATGCAGATCCACGCCGAAAAGATGCGTCAGGCGCGACAGATACTCCAGCGGCTGCAGGAGCTGGGATTCGCCGTGCAGATGCACAAGGTCGAGGCTCAAGCCAAGGGCATGGCGCCCACCGGCTCGTGCTTCCTGCTGGCGATGTTCGAGGAACCGGACAACAATAACGATCCGCGGCTGGCCCCCTACCGGCCCGGCGGCGCGCGCTCGGACTCGCCGTTCCTCAATTTCTATTTGGATTATATGGCCGCGGGAAAACCCGCCTTCGTGCCCCTGCCCGGCGTGGGCACGGCCGAGGCCATCGTGCGGCTGCGTCAGGCCGGGGGCGTGCCCGTGCTGGCACACCCCAATCGCACGCAGATCAAGGTCGTGGACGAACTGGTCGAAGAGGGGCTGATGGGCATCGAGGCCTTTTCCACCTACCACGACTCCGAGACCAACCGCCATTGGCTCGACGTGGCCTACAATCGGCACCTGATCGTCACCGCCGGCTCTGATTTTCACGGCAGACGTTTCAAGCCCGAAATCGAGCTGGGAGGGGTCGAGGGGAACGACGATGCGCTGCTCGCGCCGCTGAAACGCATGGCGCAAAGACTGATTCAATAA